One segment of Radiobacillus kanasensis DNA contains the following:
- a CDS encoding MurR/RpiR family transcriptional regulator: protein MFTNEVIASFNELESSIYNYICQNGEKVAYMRIRELADETHVSTATILRFCRKVNCEGFSEFKVKLKMHLKENKKTKIKSSQHSIEEFFERALKGDLEKRIRKAAELITKVDNVLFIGIGSSGILAEYGARYFSSLGTFSMYIKDLSYPIQSKTNSVTIALSVSGENYFTITHLNKLKQEGSKIISITNHKLSTMAKISDITIPYFVTEEFYEQSNITTQVPVVYILESMAREIHKLQQ from the coding sequence ATGTTTACGAACGAGGTTATTGCATCTTTTAATGAATTGGAATCTTCAATATATAACTACATCTGCCAAAACGGTGAAAAAGTCGCATATATGAGAATACGCGAACTAGCAGATGAAACTCATGTTTCTACTGCTACGATCTTGCGTTTTTGTAGAAAAGTAAATTGTGAAGGTTTTTCAGAGTTTAAAGTGAAGTTGAAAATGCATCTAAAAGAGAATAAAAAAACAAAGATTAAAAGCTCCCAGCATTCGATTGAGGAGTTCTTTGAAAGAGCACTAAAAGGAGATCTTGAAAAAAGAATCCGAAAAGCTGCGGAACTCATCACGAAGGTTGATAATGTACTTTTTATTGGCATTGGAAGTTCAGGAATTTTAGCTGAATATGGCGCTCGTTATTTTTCCAGCTTAGGAACTTTCTCGATGTATATTAAAGATCTATCCTATCCTATACAGTCTAAAACCAATAGTGTAACGATAGCTCTTTCCGTATCAGGAGAGAATTATTTCACCATTACTCATTTAAATAAACTTAAACAAGAAGGAAGTAAGATTATTAGTATTACGAACCACAAACTTTCTACGATGGCAAAAATCTCGGATATAACCATTCCTTATTTCGTAACCGAAGAATTTTATGAACAATCAAATATTACGACACAAGTGCCTGTTGTTTATATCTTAGAATCGATGGCGCGTGAAATACACAAGCTTCAACAATAG
- a CDS encoding MFS transporter, translating into MKQSILLLSGIGISSLGDFIYLVAINILVLNLTGSPAAVAGLWIISPIAALLTKVWSGSLIDRVNNRRLMIILDISRALLVFILPFLTSIWFIYLILFGLSICKAFFEPASMKYITSLIPKGDRKRFNSFRSMLTSGAFLVGPAISGVLLLLSSVHVAIWINAASFLVSAYFLYLLPNVDSAPTNSSTVQLGLNILKRDWLDVLDFSKNHLFVITIYSLFQLFMVVALGMDTQEVVFTQKVLHLSETDFGLLISITGIGSILGATTVSLFAHKLSIRSLMWLGFAFVAIGYLIYAFSFSFWSVAFGFIILGFFNSFSSTGFMTFYQNNIPVSIMGRVSSIFGMFQSVSQIFFILLIGFTGEVIPLRYSIIGASILILAISIMAILLLFKNKYQEFLEEERDITKIN; encoded by the coding sequence ATGAAGCAATCTATTTTATTACTTTCTGGGATCGGTATATCGAGCTTAGGGGATTTTATTTATTTGGTCGCCATAAACATTTTAGTTTTAAACTTAACCGGTTCTCCGGCGGCAGTTGCTGGTCTATGGATTATAAGCCCCATCGCAGCCTTGTTAACGAAGGTTTGGTCTGGAAGCCTCATAGACCGCGTGAATAATAGAAGGCTCATGATCATCTTAGATATTAGTAGGGCACTGCTTGTCTTTATCCTCCCATTTCTAACATCCATTTGGTTTATTTATCTCATCCTTTTTGGTTTATCAATATGTAAAGCTTTTTTTGAGCCAGCTTCTATGAAATATATAACAAGCCTTATTCCTAAAGGAGACCGTAAAAGATTTAATTCCTTCCGCAGTATGCTTACCTCTGGTGCCTTTTTAGTTGGACCAGCTATTTCTGGTGTACTACTTTTACTATCATCAGTTCATGTAGCTATCTGGATTAATGCTGCTTCCTTTCTCGTTTCTGCCTATTTCCTATACTTGCTTCCTAATGTCGATTCGGCACCGACGAATTCATCTACGGTGCAGCTCGGCTTAAACATTCTGAAAAGAGATTGGTTGGATGTACTTGACTTTAGTAAAAATCACCTTTTTGTTATTACGATTTATAGTTTGTTCCAATTGTTTATGGTTGTAGCTCTTGGTATGGATACACAAGAGGTTGTGTTTACTCAAAAAGTGCTACACCTTTCGGAAACGGATTTTGGTCTACTAATAAGTATTACTGGAATAGGATCGATTTTGGGTGCTACTACGGTTTCCTTGTTTGCTCATAAGCTATCCATCCGCTCACTCATGTGGCTTGGATTTGCCTTTGTCGCGATCGGTTATCTCATCTATGCTTTCTCCTTTTCTTTTTGGTCGGTTGCCTTTGGCTTTATCATTCTTGGGTTCTTTAATTCCTTTTCCAGTACAGGTTTTATGACCTTCTATCAAAACAATATTCCCGTGTCCATTATGGGACGGGTATCAAGTATTTTTGGAATGTTTCAGAGTGTTTCGCAAATCTTCTTTATCCTTCTCATCGGTTTTACAGGTGAGGTCATTCCACTTCGGTATAGCATTATTGGAGCGTCCATTCTTATATTGGCAATCAGCATCATGGCAATTCTACTCTTATTTAAAAATAAATACCAAGAGTTCCTGGAGGAAGAAAGAGACATTACTAAAATCAATTAA
- the guaC gene encoding GMP reductase, which translates to MENVFDYEDIQLIPAKCIVNSRSECNTSVTLGGHTFKLPVVPANMQTIIDERIAVYLAEQGYFYVMHRFEPETRTSFIKNMQTRGLIASISVGVKEDEYPFIEQLAAEQLIPEFITIDIAHGHSNAVINMIQHIKKHLPQSFVIAGNVGTPEAVRELENAGADATKVGIGPGKVCITKIKTGFGTGGWQLAALRWCAKAASKPIIADGGIRTHGDIAKSIRFGATMVMIGSLFAGHEESPGVTIEKDGKLYKEYFGSASEYQKGEKKNVEGKKMYVEHKGSLEDTLIEMEQDLQSSISYAGGNKLDAIRNVDYVVVKNSIFNGDKVY; encoded by the coding sequence ATGGAAAACGTATTTGATTATGAAGATATTCAACTAATTCCCGCAAAATGTATAGTGAACAGTCGTTCTGAGTGTAATACAAGTGTGACTTTAGGTGGCCATACATTTAAACTTCCAGTAGTTCCTGCTAATATGCAAACCATCATTGACGAGAGAATCGCCGTTTATTTGGCAGAGCAAGGTTACTTTTATGTGATGCACCGTTTTGAACCAGAAACTCGTACTTCCTTTATTAAAAACATGCAAACTCGCGGTTTGATTGCTTCGATCAGCGTAGGGGTGAAGGAAGATGAATACCCTTTTATTGAACAATTAGCCGCAGAACAGCTTATACCTGAATTTATTACGATTGATATTGCGCACGGCCATTCTAATGCCGTTATTAACATGATTCAGCATATAAAAAAACACTTACCACAAAGCTTCGTAATTGCTGGCAACGTTGGTACTCCAGAAGCAGTCCGAGAGCTAGAAAATGCTGGAGCCGATGCCACAAAAGTCGGAATCGGACCTGGTAAAGTTTGTATTACAAAAATTAAAACAGGATTCGGTACTGGAGGTTGGCAGTTAGCTGCACTTCGATGGTGTGCCAAAGCAGCAAGCAAACCGATTATTGCAGATGGCGGAATTCGTACACACGGAGATATCGCTAAATCCATTCGTTTCGGTGCAACTATGGTGATGATCGGCTCTCTCTTCGCCGGCCACGAAGAGTCTCCAGGTGTAACGATTGAAAAAGACGGTAAACTTTATAAAGAATACTTCGGATCTGCATCCGAATATCAAAAAGGTGAAAAGAAAAACGTCGAAGGTAAAAAAATGTATGTGGAGCACAAAGGCTCTCTTGAGGATACCCTTATCGAAATGGAGCAAGATCTTCAATCCTCTATCTCTTATGCTGGAGGAAATAAATTAGATGCCATTCGTAATGTAGATTATGTGGTTGTAAAAAATTCCATTTTTAATGGCGACAAAGTGTATTAA
- a CDS encoding iron-hydroxamate ABC transporter substrate-binding protein, which produces MKKKKYIYMVASLFAFLFLVACGNGNETDDNASDADKDKEQTETEEKAEDRTLTDAMGHEVTIPAEPKKVIASYLEDYLVALGITPVAQWSVQDGASIQDYLQDSLKDVPTIPHDLPYEAVASFEPDLIIMDSATMVEGNKYDQYNKIAPTYVIGSEQNNAWRDELKEIGKVFGMEEKAQEVLDEYEKKAADAKEQINEAIGDETVAAIWLVGNTFYVVSENLSSGDVLYNDLGLGVPNVVKEISQSTEQNWSEISLEKLAELDADHIFLVNSDQGTGAKMLEDKVWQNIPAVKNGNIYEYPGTTSWLYTGPVANSKMIDYALEDLAK; this is translated from the coding sequence ATGAAAAAGAAAAAGTACATATACATGGTTGCGAGTTTGTTTGCCTTTTTATTCCTTGTAGCTTGTGGCAATGGGAATGAAACAGATGACAATGCTTCAGATGCCGACAAGGACAAGGAGCAAACAGAAACAGAAGAAAAAGCTGAAGATCGTACATTAACAGATGCGATGGGACATGAAGTGACGATTCCTGCAGAACCGAAAAAGGTTATTGCTTCTTATTTAGAAGATTACTTAGTAGCGCTTGGCATTACACCAGTTGCCCAATGGTCAGTACAAGATGGAGCAAGCATTCAAGATTATTTACAAGACTCTTTAAAAGATGTTCCTACTATTCCACATGACCTCCCGTATGAGGCGGTGGCGAGCTTTGAACCAGATCTTATTATTATGGATTCTGCTACGATGGTAGAGGGAAATAAATATGATCAATATAATAAAATCGCCCCAACTTATGTAATTGGAAGCGAGCAAAACAATGCATGGAGAGACGAGTTAAAAGAGATTGGTAAAGTCTTTGGTATGGAAGAAAAAGCACAAGAAGTGTTAGATGAGTATGAGAAAAAAGCAGCGGATGCGAAAGAACAAATTAACGAAGCTATTGGTGATGAAACAGTTGCTGCTATTTGGTTAGTTGGGAATACATTCTATGTGGTAAGTGAAAACCTCTCTAGTGGAGACGTTTTATATAACGATCTTGGATTAGGTGTTCCGAATGTGGTAAAAGAAATTTCACAGAGTACGGAACAAAACTGGTCTGAGATTTCTTTAGAAAAATTAGCGGAACTAGATGCCGATCACATTTTCTTAGTAAATAGCGATCAAGGTACTGGCGCTAAGATGCTAGAGGATAAAGTTTGGCAAAACATTCCGGCTGTCAAAAACGGAAACATTTACGAATATCCTGGTACGACAAGCTGGTTATACACAGGCCCTGTAGCAAACAGCAAAATGATTGATTATGCATTAGAAGATTTAGCAAAATAA
- a CDS encoding FecCD family ABC transporter permease: MTIHTSTDDETKERSNIVSRPVVASLIIFGGLGLLVLTMSLSILYGAANIHFSTIWDSIYAFDPSSTSHQIIRGLRIPRALAAALIGAALAMSGSIMQGMTRNPLASPSIMGVTAGATFMMAVALAVFPQSSLIMMMFWGFMGAGLGTGIVFVVGSISKTGLTPVKLALAGTAVTAILSSLSTAITIHFDVAKDISFWYAGGVSSVQWVHVQLLAPVALIGFIIAIFLAGSITVLNLGDDVARGLGQQTLVVKLIGTLVVLLLTGAAVSVSGTIGFIGLVIPHITRFLVGVNYRWIIPCSAILGAILLVVADTISRMINPPFETPVGTVTAIIGVPFFLYLARREGRGL; encoded by the coding sequence ATGACCATACATACATCCACAGATGACGAAACAAAAGAACGCTCTAATATCGTCTCAAGGCCTGTCGTTGCAAGCCTTATCATATTTGGTGGACTAGGCTTATTAGTTCTCACGATGAGTTTATCCATATTATATGGTGCTGCCAATATCCATTTTTCTACGATTTGGGATAGCATCTATGCTTTCGATCCTTCGTCTACTTCACATCAAATCATTCGAGGACTACGAATCCCAAGGGCATTAGCCGCTGCTTTGATTGGCGCAGCTTTAGCCATGTCCGGTTCTATTATGCAAGGGATGACTCGAAATCCGCTTGCCTCTCCTTCTATTATGGGGGTAACAGCTGGGGCTACGTTCATGATGGCTGTTGCTTTAGCCGTTTTCCCTCAATCCTCTCTGATCATGATGATGTTTTGGGGGTTTATGGGGGCTGGATTGGGTACAGGTATTGTTTTTGTCGTAGGCTCGATTTCTAAAACTGGATTAACTCCAGTAAAGCTAGCACTTGCAGGTACTGCTGTTACCGCCATTTTGAGTTCCCTGTCTACGGCTATTACGATTCATTTTGATGTCGCGAAAGATATTAGCTTTTGGTATGCAGGCGGAGTCTCTAGTGTTCAATGGGTCCACGTTCAGCTATTGGCGCCTGTCGCTCTTATCGGATTTATTATTGCCATTTTCCTAGCAGGCTCCATTACCGTTCTAAACCTAGGAGATGATGTTGCCAGAGGACTTGGGCAACAAACCCTTGTTGTCAAATTGATCGGTACTCTAGTCGTCCTTCTTTTGACAGGGGCTGCTGTGTCTGTATCTGGAACGATAGGATTCATTGGATTAGTCATCCCACACATCACCCGCTTTCTTGTCGGTGTGAATTACCGATGGATCATCCCCTGTTCCGCAATCTTAGGGGCTATCCTTTTGGTTGTCGCGGATACGATATCCAGGATGATTAACCCGCCATTTGAAACACCAGTTGGTACGGTAACCGCCATCATAGGTGTTCCCTTCTTTTTATACTTAGCACGACGTGAAGGGAGAGGCTTGTAA
- a CDS encoding FecCD family ABC transporter permease: MKRPTKTWIVAITLILAILATLLVSLNMGVIRITPLQVLQSLLGNGSEQDSLVLFQFRLPRMVIALLIGAGMAISGAILQSVTHNELADPGIIGINAGAGFFVVLYIYYFQDNMLGLGALSVYILPLFALGGALIAAILIYAISWKNGINPIRLILVGIGINSMFAALIIIFQLKMDPDDFTRATVWLSGDISGSDWTYVLALLPWILILLPFSFYKTKSLNTLYLGDDVAKGLGTRVEGERRILLFIAVALAGACVSVGGGIAFIGLVVPHLSRKLVGSTHESVLPISALMGALLLVLADTIGRNILAPSEIPVGLIVSVIGGSYFVYLLMKS; the protein is encoded by the coding sequence ATGAAAAGGCCAACAAAAACGTGGATCGTTGCAATTACTCTCATTCTTGCTATTCTAGCTACTTTATTAGTCAGCTTAAACATGGGAGTAATCCGAATTACACCCCTTCAAGTCTTGCAATCTCTGTTGGGGAATGGAAGCGAACAAGATTCCTTGGTCCTTTTCCAATTTCGTTTGCCACGGATGGTGATCGCCTTACTAATCGGAGCTGGCATGGCTATCTCTGGAGCAATCTTGCAGAGTGTCACCCATAACGAATTAGCAGACCCTGGAATTATCGGAATAAATGCTGGTGCTGGGTTCTTCGTAGTTCTGTATATTTATTACTTCCAAGACAATATGCTGGGACTAGGTGCGCTCTCTGTCTATATTTTACCCTTATTCGCCCTAGGGGGGGCACTGATTGCAGCCATTTTAATTTACGCGATCTCCTGGAAGAATGGGATAAACCCGATTCGCCTAATCTTAGTCGGGATTGGGATTAACAGTATGTTCGCTGCACTAATCATTATTTTCCAATTAAAAATGGATCCGGATGATTTCACTCGTGCAACTGTATGGCTATCTGGAGATATTTCTGGTTCAGATTGGACCTATGTGCTTGCATTGTTGCCATGGATTTTGATTTTACTTCCATTTTCCTTTTATAAAACAAAATCTCTAAATACGCTTTATCTCGGAGATGATGTAGCTAAAGGCTTAGGAACAAGAGTGGAAGGAGAAAGAAGAATTCTACTTTTTATCGCAGTTGCCCTTGCCGGTGCATGTGTGTCCGTTGGAGGTGGTATTGCTTTTATCGGGCTCGTTGTTCCTCACTTATCAAGAAAATTAGTTGGATCCACTCACGAGTCTGTATTACCAATCTCCGCATTAATGGGTGCTCTGCTACTCGTATTGGCGGACACAATAGGGCGAAATATTTTAGCACCATCGGAGATTCCCGTTGGATTAATCGTTTCGGTCATCGGTGGAAGTTATTTTGTATATTTGTTGATGAAGTCGTAA
- a CDS encoding NUDIX hydrolase, with amino-acid sequence MRINCGEEILHVCSFQYVRSSSFQLENGLDVLNIVFLCEIETGEPYPKSPDEVEAIYWMTTEEIMKHPNAPIWLKESIQEAEEVINL; translated from the coding sequence ATGAGAATTAATTGTGGAGAGGAAATTTTACATGTTTGCAGTTTTCAATATGTTAGAAGTAGTTCTTTTCAATTAGAGAATGGGTTAGATGTCCTTAATATCGTTTTTCTTTGTGAAATAGAAACAGGGGAACCCTATCCAAAAAGCCCGGATGAAGTGGAGGCTATCTACTGGATGACAACAGAGGAGATTATGAAACATCCTAACGCTCCAATTTGGTTAAAGGAAAGTATTCAGGAAGCGGAAGAGGTTATTAACCTGTAA
- a CDS encoding class I SAM-dependent methyltransferase, protein MNVTNEIKVVIGAGLYNNNPGWIHTQEEELDLLDEETWDFERGSISAILAEHVWEHLTFEEGLKAAKICYQFLKPLGYIRCAVPDGYFPDRTYQETVKVGGPGPEDHPAASHKVVYTYNTLTVLFEAAGFNVELLEYCDEEGVFHFKDWDEKDGVIFRSKKIDPRNHDQVKFPSVIVDAVKR, encoded by the coding sequence ATGAATGTAACAAATGAAATAAAAGTAGTTATTGGTGCTGGTCTTTATAACAATAATCCCGGTTGGATACATACCCAAGAAGAGGAATTGGATCTACTAGACGAAGAAACTTGGGATTTTGAACGCGGTTCTATATCCGCTATACTAGCGGAACACGTCTGGGAGCACCTTACTTTTGAAGAAGGGCTGAAAGCGGCAAAGATCTGTTATCAGTTTTTAAAGCCATTGGGGTATATTCGCTGTGCGGTTCCAGACGGATATTTTCCGGATAGGACGTATCAAGAAACAGTGAAAGTGGGAGGTCCTGGTCCAGAAGATCATCCAGCGGCAAGCCATAAGGTTGTTTATACATATAATACGTTAACGGTTTTATTTGAGGCGGCCGGTTTTAATGTGGAACTATTAGAGTACTGTGATGAAGAAGGAGTGTTTCATTTCAAAGACTGGGATGAAAAAGATGGCGTCATTTTTCGCTCGAAAAAGATAGATCCTAGAAACCATGATCAAGTTAAGTTCCCATCCGTTATTGTGGATGCTGTAAAAAGATAA
- a CDS encoding IS1182 family transposase produces MFKQYNMNQVILPLDLEIKLQKNDIAYAVHDVVEAIPDEAFTGFLRETGCPAYHPRMMMKVVLCAYTQSVFSGRKIEGLLKDSVRMMWLAQGYEPSYRTINRFRVHPEVKELLRQCFVQFRCQLVRENVIEEEAIFIDGTKIEANANKFTFVWRKATEKYSSRLVEKSNRMYEELLEKEIIPEIERESMEELSSQELEKVVEKLEETVGEYDKKIEASEDVSERKQLRSERKTPKQYGKQFKDFVVRKQKYQHDMAIFGERNSYSKTDHDATFMRMKDDYMKNGQLKAGYNVQLATEGQYALAYDVFPNPTDTRTFTPFLDNIEEHFFDLPNYIVADAGYGSEQNYEDVIENRKRTPLITYNQYRKEKKKKYKQDAFNVANWHYDEIEDAFTCPNDKKLTFRYLSNRTDRYGYTRTYNVYECEDCFGCPLRSQCTKAKEGNNRKIYYNEKWENQKAYTRQQLSEKETGKIYGKRKIDVEPVFGFLKANLRFTRMSVRGKEKVEKELGFAFMAVNLRKYTAMNANPTIDGDHNSNQNGSHHRKPMMGTIFRLFLASYVPASSQDFYSASFTTEAFSSGFFSLDKNQPPTAIRSMTPQKMDFHIGPSTKS; encoded by the coding sequence ATGTTTAAACAGTATAACATGAATCAAGTCATTTTGCCGCTAGATTTGGAAATCAAACTTCAGAAAAACGATATCGCCTATGCCGTCCATGATGTCGTGGAAGCTATTCCAGATGAGGCATTCACTGGATTTCTGCGTGAAACGGGATGTCCGGCTTATCATCCGCGCATGATGATGAAAGTGGTTTTATGTGCTTATACGCAGTCGGTGTTCTCTGGCAGAAAGATCGAGGGATTACTGAAAGACAGTGTCCGGATGATGTGGCTGGCCCAGGGGTATGAACCAAGTTACCGGACAATTAACCGTTTCCGTGTCCATCCGGAGGTAAAGGAACTATTGCGTCAGTGCTTTGTCCAATTCCGTTGTCAGCTTGTCCGAGAAAACGTCATCGAGGAAGAAGCCATTTTTATTGACGGAACGAAAATCGAAGCGAATGCCAACAAGTTTACGTTTGTCTGGCGCAAAGCGACGGAAAAGTACAGTTCCCGTTTAGTGGAAAAGTCTAACCGGATGTATGAAGAACTGTTGGAGAAAGAAATCATTCCGGAAATAGAACGGGAAAGTATGGAGGAACTATCCAGCCAAGAACTCGAAAAAGTGGTGGAAAAGCTGGAGGAGACGGTTGGTGAATATGATAAAAAGATAGAAGCAAGTGAAGACGTAAGCGAACGGAAACAGCTTCGTTCTGAGCGCAAAACCCCTAAACAATACGGCAAGCAATTCAAGGATTTTGTGGTGCGCAAACAAAAATACCAACACGATATGGCCATCTTCGGAGAGCGCAACAGTTATTCGAAAACGGATCACGATGCCACCTTCATGCGCATGAAGGATGATTACATGAAAAACGGCCAGCTCAAAGCCGGGTATAACGTGCAACTTGCGACAGAAGGACAGTATGCGCTCGCTTATGACGTGTTTCCGAATCCAACGGATACGCGTACCTTCACACCTTTCCTGGATAACATTGAGGAACACTTCTTTGACCTACCCAACTATATTGTCGCGGATGCCGGCTATGGGAGTGAACAAAATTACGAAGACGTCATCGAAAATCGGAAACGCACGCCATTGATTACGTATAACCAATACCGGAAAGAAAAGAAAAAGAAATATAAGCAGGATGCCTTTAACGTAGCCAATTGGCATTACGATGAGATCGAAGATGCGTTTACGTGTCCAAACGATAAAAAATTAACATTCCGCTATCTATCCAATCGAACAGACCGATATGGTTATACAAGAACATATAACGTCTATGAGTGTGAGGACTGTTTCGGTTGTCCGTTACGTTCGCAATGTACGAAAGCGAAGGAAGGAAACAATCGAAAGATCTATTATAATGAAAAGTGGGAAAACCAAAAAGCATATACGAGACAGCAGCTTTCGGAAAAAGAAACGGGGAAAATCTATGGCAAACGCAAAATAGATGTAGAACCCGTCTTCGGATTTCTGAAGGCTAATTTGCGTTTCACCCGTATGTCGGTGAGAGGTAAAGAGAAAGTAGAAAAGGAACTGGGATTTGCATTCATGGCGGTAAACTTGAGAAAGTACACGGCCATGAATGCAAATCCAACCATAGATGGTGACCATAATTCAAACCAAAATGGTTCCCATCATCGAAAACCGATGATGGGAACCATTTTTAGGTTATTCTTGGCTAGTTATGTCCCAGCCTCTTCTCAAGATTTTTATTCAGCTTCTTTTACTACAGAAGCTTTCTCGTCTGGTTTTTTCTCATTAGATAAGAACCAACCACCTACTGCGATTAGAAGCATGACACCCCAGAAAATGGACTTCCATATTGGCCCTTCCACAAAGTCATGA
- a CDS encoding LCP family protein: protein MPGLRTEMRKAQKKKRRKWFYFITVPLLFIAGFGLYIFYETYSAAKEAYVSLDRDDGKSDLREEQVTIGDEPISILLMGVEDYSSNGQHGRADTQIVVTLDPKEKKMTMTTVPRDTQVELDSPKVSERFAGTHKITEAYTFGSESGYGGDKLVVETVEKLLDIPIDEFVTVNFDGFRDIVDTLGGVTVDIKKGFWEKNIYDHNNRIYFEPGIAKLDGEEALAFVRMRKRDVAATYTRDERQRQFIKAAIDEAISAGTLFNIGEISDILGENINTSLKPKEIFTLQKMYSKMDASSIKTYTIEGVNDKVNGKYYFFPDENGLAQTTQKLKEELGLSDVMESGSESESAAGDAS from the coding sequence GTGCCGGGATTACGAACAGAAATGAGAAAAGCACAAAAGAAGAAAAGAAGAAAGTGGTTCTATTTCATCACGGTTCCTTTACTTTTTATTGCTGGATTTGGTCTGTATATCTTTTATGAGACATACAGTGCAGCTAAAGAAGCCTACGTAAGTTTGGATCGTGATGATGGAAAATCAGATTTAAGAGAAGAACAGGTCACAATCGGAGATGAACCCATTTCCATTCTGTTAATGGGTGTTGAGGATTATTCGTCAAATGGACAACATGGTCGTGCAGATACGCAGATTGTGGTAACCCTTGATCCTAAAGAAAAGAAAATGACGATGACTACGGTTCCCCGTGATACGCAAGTTGAACTAGATTCTCCAAAAGTCTCTGAAAGATTCGCTGGCACCCACAAAATTACAGAAGCTTATACATTCGGAAGTGAGTCTGGATATGGCGGGGACAAACTTGTTGTCGAAACAGTAGAAAAGCTTCTAGACATACCGATTGATGAGTTTGTTACCGTAAATTTTGATGGGTTCCGAGATATAGTGGATACTTTAGGCGGAGTAACAGTTGATATTAAAAAGGGATTTTGGGAAAAGAACATTTATGACCATAATAATAGAATCTACTTTGAACCAGGTATCGCTAAGCTTGATGGAGAAGAAGCACTTGCTTTCGTCCGTATGAGAAAAAGAGATGTGGCAGCCACTTATACAAGAGACGAGCGACAAAGACAATTTATAAAAGCTGCCATTGATGAAGCTATTTCTGCTGGGACACTTTTTAACATCGGCGAAATTTCTGATATCTTGGGGGAAAATATTAATACAAGTCTAAAACCTAAAGAGATTTTCACTTTACAAAAAATGTATAGTAAAATGGACGCTTCCTCCATTAAAACCTATACGATTGAAGGGGTTAATGACAAAGTGAATGGCAAATATTATTTTTTCCCTGATGAAAACGGATTAGCTCAAACCACTCAAAAGTTAAAAGAGGAACTTGGGTTATCGGATGTGATGGAGTCTGGTAGTGAATCAGAGTCTGCGGCTGGGGATGCAAGCTAA
- a CDS encoding NUDIX hydrolase, producing the protein MNYIEELREKVGHRPLILPGAVVVLINNKNQVLLQHRTDGGWGLPGGLMELGESLEEAARREVKEETGLVVGELYLVNVFSGPEFYFKVDNGDELYSVTAVYISRDFNGEWNIDQNESLEVRFFDFDQLPNNLTEEYRTYLDSVIEEL; encoded by the coding sequence ATGAATTATATTGAAGAGTTGCGAGAGAAGGTTGGACATCGACCGCTAATCTTACCAGGAGCCGTTGTGGTGTTAATAAATAATAAAAATCAAGTATTGTTACAACATAGAACAGATGGGGGATGGGGATTACCTGGTGGTCTTATGGAATTAGGGGAAAGCTTAGAAGAGGCAGCAAGAAGAGAAGTGAAGGAAGAGACCGGTCTGGTAGTAGGAGAGCTATACTTGGTGAATGTTTTCTCTGGTCCAGAATTCTACTTCAAAGTGGATAATGGAGATGAACTATATTCTGTTACTGCTGTTTATATATCCCGAGATTTTAATGGGGAATGGAACATCGATCAGAATGAATCTTTAGAGGTAAGGTTTTTCGATTTTGATCAATTACCAAATAATCTGACGGAAGAATATCGTACGTATCTAGATTCTGTTATAGAAGAGCTTTGA
- a CDS encoding helix-hairpin-helix domain-containing protein, which yields MSNKRPKLPLSQEEKQKLRYHKIKISDFNKLGLTNIIDILEVSEERSKILKGLADFQVVPSIGIKLAEKLVFKLELYSLDDIKSKDGAELLDQLEEKLGVWTDPCVEDQIRCVIYYANTFRVDKQWFDFTEERKRYRETYGYPGSRPKMAWYE from the coding sequence GTGAGTAATAAAAGACCGAAGCTACCGCTGTCACAAGAAGAGAAGCAAAAACTCAGATATCATAAAATTAAAATAAGCGATTTTAATAAATTAGGTTTGACTAACATTATAGACATATTGGAAGTATCAGAGGAGCGTTCGAAAATCTTAAAAGGTTTAGCAGACTTTCAGGTTGTACCTTCTATTGGAATTAAATTAGCAGAAAAATTGGTTTTTAAACTTGAGCTTTACTCGTTGGATGATATTAAGAGTAAAGACGGAGCAGAACTACTTGATCAATTAGAAGAGAAACTAGGTGTGTGGACGGATCCTTGTGTGGAGGACCAGATTCGCTGCGTCATTTACTATGCTAATACATTTCGTGTGGACAAGCAGTGGTTTGATTTTACAGAAGAAAGAAAGCGATATCGCGAGACATATGGCTATCCAGGTTCTAGGCCTAAAATGGCTTGGTATGAGTGA